One region of Manis pentadactyla isolate mManPen7 chromosome 9, mManPen7.hap1, whole genome shotgun sequence genomic DNA includes:
- the TUT1 gene encoding speckle targeted PIP5K1A-regulated poly(A) polymerase isoform X4, translating into MGDMSAREAVLSQPQHSLGGHRLRVRPREQKEFQRPTSKSPKGAAPDSHQLAKALAEVPDVEAQMVKLVGLRELSEAERQLRSLVVALIQEVFTEFFPGCVVHPFGSSINSFDVHGCDLDLFLDLGDLEEPQNIPQLGGSRRSMHPAHFPPQPAPKAPESPSLDSALASPLDPRALACTPASPLDSQPPASPQDSETLDFEVPSSSLTPQTPDSALASETLASPQSLPPASPLREDREEGDLGKALELAEALKGEKAEGAAMLELVGSILRGCVPGVYRVQTVPSARRPVVKFCHRPSGLHGDISLSNRLALHNSRFLNLCSDLDGRVRPLVYTVRCWAQGRGLSGSGPLLNNYALTLLVIYFLQTRDPPVLPTVSQLTQKAGEGEQVEVDGWDCSFPRDASGLEPSINKEPLSSLLAQFFSSISCWDLRGSLLSLREGQALPVAGGLPSNLWEGLRLGPMNLQDPFDLSHNVAANVTSRVAGRLQNCCQAAANYCRSLQYQRRSSRGRDWGLLPLVQPISPSSLLSATPIPLLPAPFTQLTAALVQVLREALGCQIVQGTKRLWSEGGGTGESPQGGTSKRFKLDGQKKNCEEGQEEQQGCAGDHGEDGVEEMVIEAGEMVQDWAVQSPRQPGELPMTPQRHLATREERQWGHAALAEQVPRGPEAAQEGSQGETGNRMLLSLVSWRCSLGHRVWQGRRRARRRLQQQTKEGGGSAGIGAEWLATEARVTQELRRLSSGEQRPEAEPILTFVVSASQADQTLTVIPLQDSQGLFPDLHHFLQVFLPQALRNLLKLR; encoded by the exons ATGGGGGACATGAGTGCCCGGGAAGCTGTCTTGTCACAGCCTCAGCACAGCCTGGGAGGACATCGCCTGCGGGTGCGGCCACGGGAGCAGAAAGAGTTCCAGAGGCCGACCTCCAAATCCCCCAAGGGAGCGGCCCCTGACAGTCACCAGCTGGCCAAAGCGTTAGCTGAGGTCCCAGATGTGGAGGCACAAATGGTAAAGCTTGTGGGGCTGAGGGAGTTGTCTGAGGCTGAGCGGCAGCTTCGAAGCCTCGTGGTGGCCCTGATACAGGAGGTCTTCACAGAGTTCTTCCCTG gctgtgtggTCCATCCTTTCGGCTCTTCCATAAACAGCTTTGATGTCCATGGCTGTGATCTTGATCTTTTCTTGGATCTGGGTGATCTGGAAGAGCCCCAG AATATTCCTCAGTTAGGGGGCAGCAGGAGAAGCATGCACCCAGCTCATTTCCCTCCGCAGCCAGCCCCAAAGGCTCCAGAGTCTCCATCCTTGGACTCGGCCCTGGCATCTCCACTGGATCCTCGAGCTCTGGCCTGCACCCCAGCTTCCCCTCTGGACTCACAGCCTCCAGCTTCTCCCCAAGACTCAGAAACCCTGGACTTTGaagtcccttcctcctccctgacACCCCAGACTCCAGACTCTGCTTTGGCTTCTGAGACCCTTGcctctccccagtccctgccTCCAGCCTCACCACTGCGGGAGGACCGCGAAGAGGGGGACTTGGGGAAGGCCCTGGAACTAGCAGAGGCCCTGAAGGGAGAGAAAGCAGAGGGGGCGGCCATGCTGGAGCTGGTGGGATCCATTCTTCGGGGCTGTGTCCCCGGAGTGTACCGAGTCCAAACTGTGCCCTCTGCCCGACGCCCAGTGGTCAAGTTCTGCCATCGGCCTTCAGGTCTCCACGGTGACATCTCCCTCAGTAACCG GCTGGCCCTGCATAACTCTCGTTTCCTGAATCTCTGTTCTGACCTGGATGGACGAGTACGACCCCTCGTGTACACCGTCCGCTGCTGGGCTCAGGGTCGAGGGCTGTCAG GGAGCGGCCCCCTTCTCAATAACTACGCTTTGACCTTGCTCGTGATCTATTTCCTTCAGACCAGGGACCCTCCTGTGTTGCCCACTGTATCCCAGCTCACCCAGAAAGCAG GTGAGGGTGAACAGGTGGAGGTCGATGGCTGGGATTGTAGTTTCCCCAGAGATGCCTCAGGACTGGAGCCCAGTATCAACAAGGAACCCCTCA GTTCCCTGCTCGCCCAGTTCTTCTCCAGCATCTCTTGTTGGGATCTTCGTGGCTCACTGCTGTCCCTGCGGGAGGGTCAGGCACTGCCTGTGGCAGGGGGCCTGCCCTCTAATCTCTGGGAGGGTCTGCGCCTTGGCCCCATGAATCTCCAGGACCCCTTTGATCTGAGTCACAATGTGGCAGCCAATGTGACCAGCCGGGTGGCCGGGCGGCTGCAGAACTGCTGCCAAGCAGCAGCTAATTACTGCCGAAGCCTCCAGTACCAGCGCCGTTCCTCCCGGGGTCGGGACTGGGGGCTGCTTCCCCTTGTGCAGCCCATCTCCCCCAGCTCTCTGCTGTCTGCAACACCCATCCCCTTACTCCCTGCTCCTTTTACCCAGCTCACTGCTGCCCTGGTCCAAGTGTTAAGGGAAGCACTGGGGTGCCAAATAGTACAGGGAACCAAGAGACTGTGGTCAGAGGGAGGTGGAACTGGGGAGTCTCCCCAGGGAGGAACGAGCAAGAGATTTAAActagatggacagaaaaaaaactgtgaggaggggcaggaggagcagcAAGGATGTGCGGGGGACCACGGTGAAGATGGGGTGGAAGAAATGGTTATAGAAGCTGGAGAGATGGTGCAGGACTGGGCCGTGCAGAGCCCTCGGCAGCCAGGGGAGCTGCCCATGACACCTCAAAGGCATCTAGCCACCAGAGAAGAGAGGCAGTGGGGCCATGCAGCATTGGCAGAACAGGTGCCCAGAGGACCTGAGGCAGCCCAAGAAGGGTCTCAAGGTGAGACAGGGAACAGGATGTTGCTCTCTTTAGTGAGCTGGCGCTGTAGCTTGGGGCACCGAGTGTGGCAGGGTCGGCGGCGTGCCCGGAGACGCTTGCAGCAGCAGACCAAGGAAGGAGGTGGCAGTGCTGGCATAGGAGCAGAATGGCTGGCGACTGAAGCACGGGTAACCCAGGAGCTGAGAAGACTGAGCAGTGGTGAACAGAGGCCAGAGGCAGAGCCAATTCTAacttttgtggtgtctgcctccCAGGCTGACCAGACTCTCACTGTGATCCCACTCCAGGATTCTCAAGGCCTGTTCCCTGATCTCCATCATTTCCTACAGGTTTTCCTCCCTCAGGCACTTAGAAATCTCCTTAAGTTAAGATAG
- the EEF1G gene encoding elongation factor 1-gamma, translated as MAAGTLYTYPENWRAFKALIAAQYSGAQVRVLSAPPHFHFGQTNRTPEFLRKFPAGKVPAFEGDDGFCVFESNAIAYYVSNEELRGSTPEAAAQVVQWVSFADSDIVPPASTWVFPTLGIMHHNKQATENAKEEVRRILGLLDAHLKTRTFLVGERVTLADITIVCTLLWLYKQVLEPSFRQAFTNTNRWFLTCINQPQFRAVLGEVKLCEKMAQFDAKKFAESQPKKDIPRKEKGSREEKQKSQAERKEEKKAAAPAPEEEMDECEQALAAEPKAKDPFAHLPKSTFVLDEFKRKYSNEDTVSVALPYFWEHFDKDGWSLWYSEYRYPEELTQTFMSCNLITGMFQRLDKLRKNAFASVILFGTNNSSSISGLWVLRGQELAFPLSPDWQVDYESYTWRKLDPGSEETQTLVREYFSWEGAFQHVGKAFNQGKIFK; from the exons ATGGCGGCTGGG ACCCTGTACACATATCCTGAAAACTGGAGGGCCTTTAAGGCCCTCATTGCTGCTCAGTACAGTGGGGCTCAGGTCCGCGTACTCTCCGCACCACCCCACTTCCACTTTGGCCAAACCAACCGCACCCCTGAATTTCTCCGTAAATTTCCTGCCGGCAAG GTTCCCGCATTTGAGGGTGATGATGGATTCTGTGTGTTTGAGAGCAATGCCATTGCCTACTATG TGAGCAATGAGGAGCTGCGGGGAAGTACTCCAGAGGCAGCGGCCCAGGTGGTGCAGTGGGTGAGCTTTGCTGATAGCGACATAGTGCCCCCAGCCAGTACCTGGGTGTTCCCTACCTTGGGCATCATGCACCACAACAAGCAG GCCACAGAGAATGCAAAGGAGGAAGTGAGGCGAATTCTGGGGCTGCTGGATGCTCACTTGAAGACGCGGACTTTTCTCGTGGGCGAACGTGTGACTCTGGCTGACATCACAATTGTCTGCACCCTGTTATGGCTCTATAAACAG GTCCTGGAGCCTTCCTTCCGCCAGGCCTTCACCAATACCAACCGCTGGTTCCTTACCTGCATTAACCAGCCCCAGTTCCGGGCTGTCTTGGGGGAGGTGAAACTCTGTGAGAAGATGGCCCAGTTTGATG CTAAAAAGTTTGCAGAGAGCCAGCCTAAAAAGGACATTCCACGGAAAGAGAAGGGTTCTCGGGAAGAGAAGCAGAAATCCCAGGCTGAGCGGAAAGAGGAGAAGAAGGCAGCTGCCCCTGCTCCTGAGGAGGAGATGGATGAATGTGAGCAGGCACTGGCTGCTGAGCCGAAGGCCAAGGACCCCTTTGCTCATCTGCCCAAGAG TACCTTTGTTTTGGATGAATTTAAGCGCAAGTATTCCAATGAGGACACAGTCTCTGTGGCACTGCCATATTTTTGGGAGCACTTTGATAAGGACGGCTGGTCCCTGTGGTACTCTGAGTACCGCTACCCTGAAGAGCTCACCCAGACCTTCATGAGCTGCAACCTCATCACTG GAATGTTCCAGCGATTGGACAAACTGAGGAAGAATGCTTTTGCCAGTGTCATCCTCTTCGGAACCAACAACAGCAGCTCCATTTCTGGACTCTGGGTCTTGCGGGGCCAGGAGCTTGCCTTTCCG CTGAGTCCAGATTGGCAGGTGGACTACGAGTCATACACATGGCGGAAACTGGATCCTGGCAGTGAGGAGACCCAGACGCTGGTTCGAGAATACTTTTCCTGGGAGGGGGCCTTCCAGCATGTGGGCAAAGCCTTCAATCAGGGCAAGATCTTCAAGTGA